A genome region from Gymnogyps californianus isolate 813 chromosome 4, ASM1813914v2, whole genome shotgun sequence includes the following:
- the LOC127016069 gene encoding uncharacterized protein LOC127016069, with product MEASLTCAVCLSLFEEPVTLPLCSHNFCRDCVLECLASAEAARLQQQRGQGQGRLSRGGPGPGAGGGAAGARVSCPLCRKLCPLPRGGAAALPVNTTLAEVVKLYRSGTAGAAKAGEAEQGQGPGLLSPLALGGTCQKHPSRLVQLYCRMCRQAGCGQCVSEEHQGIFHSVNLIDTVYQEEKLTFFSSLKKMRIINEKLMNEISSQPNDTDMVLNNDAEIIALEFGEIFKTLEMKKRQLLEDVENQRSKKEKEFQIWKKMKETHKKTIENFLKDCEKLVHECDPQRFLEVACGLNTRMKTQLDLMNIASSYEKPPEYTQKKMNIKPVVNEILALKLMPVNVGIVKDLPSGGNENSTKNTLFKNNIKQWQDQKNIPNTFLPVAGQEEALADGSRICTRLMSISEMSAFQNMSHEELRYKYYMERQKLTDEVKTQTLPANKKYKFVTAEALKDRSSGTPFVSSPTKANNTDKVKMGTLQRADGFERSFSGTTSALSENSKDLAIKEKLPVQPSAIIVSNKMDTNSSTSSGLKAAASVAVTVSNSEFLDVSAEGLSASPFAFSACNNSLPRFIKDTGTFSFKKKDRKYVFPQFYLGKCDRAVKTDNEDESKFRKHGPVTKTTVSDASTSPNLDSAESEKPDLSFPFGNSERDCFAGSGVSNSFNLPLSSLFSQSEKPSDKNTSSHMREKTLSAKETAECGTQKPSVSWEQKANASESITTVACSTSETNTAAGVNDVSESPLRPSNCVFSFENNCFQLPSPVFSFGSIVRNTSDLLTSSMFLSGNGTEKTEKEKIKSPDKTSLNLGKSVSSECAEPASRHSPPKCEGSFFPVNLSKKTESAEMLADSNSSYSQPLCSVVLPIKHENASSTQLITATKQETKVKDEGSETVAENNCSCHGREDEPESVQFQNAACSVPGTCNDPSLGGSVLTVSEAGGMPGDSDSDTEELSQTSVSTDASSASEYFSVAEDKISTRRKSET from the exons ATGGAGGCCAGCCTGACGTGCGCCGTGTGCCTGTCCCTCTTCGAGGAGCCGGTGACGCTGCCCCTCTGCTCGCACAACTTCTGCCGGGACTGCGTGCTGGAGTGCCTGGCCTCGGCCGAGGCCGCccgcctgcagcagcagcggggccAGGGGCAGGGCCGCCTCTcccggggggggccggggccgggcgctggcggcggcgcggccggcgcCCGGGTGTCGTGCCCGCTGTGCAGGAAGCTGTGCCCGCTGCcccgcggcggcgccgccgccctGCCCGTCAACACCACCCTGGCGGAGGTGGTCAAGCTCTACCGGTCTGGCACGGCAGGGGCCGCCAAGGcgggggaggcagagcaggggcagggccCTGGCCTGCTCTCCCCGCTGGCGCTCGGGGGAACCTGCCAGAAGCATCCGAGCCGGCTGGTGCAGCTCTACTGCCGGATGTGCCGCCAGGCGGGGTGCGGGCAGTGCGTCTCTGAGGAGCACCAAGGCATCTTCCACTCCGTCAACCTCATAGACACTGTGTACCAGGAGGAAAAA TTAACCTTCTTcagcagtctgaaaaaaatgagaataataaatGAGAAGCTGATGAATGAAATCTCAAGTCAACCGAATGATACAGAC ATGGTGCTGAACAACGATGCAGAGATAATTGCACTGGAATTTGgagaaattttcaaaactctgGAAATGAAGAAACGGCAATTGCTAGAAGATGTTGAAAAtcaaagaagtaaaaaagagaaagaatttcagatttggaagaaaatgaaggaaactcACAAGAAGACCATTGAGAATTTTTTGAAGGATTGTGAAAAGCTTGTCCATGAGTGTGATCCTCAGCGTTTCCTGGAG gTGGCCTGTGGCTTGAATACaag aatGAAAACTCAGCTTGACCTGATGAATATAGCATCCAGCTATGAAAAACCACCAGAGTATACTCAAAAGAAGATGAATATCAAACCTGTGGTTAATGAAATCTTGGCTTTGAAGTTAATGCCTGTTAATGTAGGCATTGTTAAAG ATCTACCTTCTGGAGGAAATGAGAACTCgacaaaaaatacattatttaaaaataacataaagcAGTGGCAGGACCAGAAGAATATACCCAACACATTTCTT CCTGTAGCAGGACAGGAGGAAGCACTAGCAGACGGTAGCAGGATCTGTACTCGCTTAATGTCAATATCAGAAATGTCAGCGTTTCAAAACATGAGTCATGAG GAGTTACGTTACAAATACTATATGGAACGTCAGAAGCTCACCGATGAGGTCAAGACACAAACTTTACCTGCaaataaaaagtataaattTGTAACTGCTGAGGCTTTGAAGGATAGGTCCTCAGGAACTCCTTTTGTATCTTCACCTACCAAAGCAAATAACACAGATAAAGTAAAAATGGGAACCCTGCAAAGAGCAGATGGCTTTGAGAGAAGCTTTTCTGGAACCACTTCAGCCTTATCAGAAAACTCTAAAGACTTagccattaaagaaaaattgccaGTGCAGCCATCGGCAATTATTGTTTCCAACAAAATGGACACAAATTCTAGCACTTCATCCGgcttaaaagcagcagcatcagtAGCTGTTACTGtttcaaattcagaatttcTAGATGTTTCTGCAGAGGGACTTTCTGCTtcaccttttgctttcagtgcatGTAACAACTCATTACCCAGATTTATTAAAGACACAGgtacattttcctttaaaaagaaagacaggaaatatGTTTTCCCTCAATTTTATCTAGGAAAATGTGATCGTGCGGTTAAAACCGATAATGAGGATGAAAGCAAATTTAGAAAACATGGTCCTGTAACCAAAACCACAGTTTCTGATGCTTCAACCAGTCCTAATTTAGACTCAGCAGAAAGTGAGAAGCCAGatctttcatttccctttggCAATTCAGAAAGAGATTGTTTTGCAGGATCAGGAGTCAGCAATTCATTCAATTTACCATTATCCTCACTTTTTAGCCAATCTGAGAAGCCATCGGACAAAAATACATCATCTCacatgagagaaaaaacactttctgcAAAGGAAACTGCAGAATGTGGTACACAGAAACCATCTGTCTCATGGGAACAAAAAGCTAATGCCTCAGAATCCATCACAACTGTAGCTTGCAGTACTTCAGAAACCaacactgcagctggggtgaATGATGTCTCAGAGTCCCCCCTTCGCCCCAGTAATTGTGTATTTTCCTTcgaaaataactgttttcagttGCCTTCAccagtattttcatttggaagtATTGTCAGAAATACCTCTGATTTGCTGACTTCCTCCATGTTTTTGTCTGGAAATGgtactgaaaaaacagaaaaagagaagataaaatctCCTGACAAAACATCTCTAAATCTAGGGAAATCTGTATCTTCAGAGTGTGCAGAGCCTGCTTCTAGACATAGTCCTCCGAAATGTGAAGGTTCATTCTTTCCTGTGAACTTATCgaagaaaactgaaagtgcAGAAATGCTTGCTGATAGTAATTCTTCTTATAGTCAGCCTTTATGTTCAGTTGTCCTTCCTATTAAACACGAGAATGCATCTTCCACTCAACTTattacagcaacaaaacaagaaacaaaggTAAAAGATGAAGGAAGTGAAACTGTTGCTGAAAACAACTGTTCCTGTCATGGGAGGGAAGATGAACCTGAGTCTGTACAGTTTCAGAATGCAGCTTGTTCTGTTCCTGGCACATGCAATGATCCATCTTTAGGAGGTTCTGTGCTTACAGTGAGTGAGGCAGGAGGAATGCCGGGTGACAGCGATTCTGACACTGAAGAGCTAAGTCAAACATCTGTCTCTACTGATGCCAGCAGTGCATcagagtatttttctgttgctgaagaCAAAATATCTACTAGAAGAAAATCAGAGACATGA